The Megalobrama amblycephala isolate DHTTF-2021 linkage group LG10, ASM1881202v1, whole genome shotgun sequence DNA segment ttgcattgttttaaattaattaatgcattttgATAAGGGATTAATCTTGATTTAATAGTCTCTTCATTGTAAGGCTATTCAAGTTAGGTTAGGTTTACTAATTTGATAAATGTAGCTGTTCAAATTCCTCACCCTGAGTACTGGTAACAATTACGTTTATTTTAGTAAGCGCCATTAATAAACTAATCCACCTAATGCAATTACAAAAAGACCTTTTGTTTGGGTTTGTGATTGATTTGAAGGTGTAATCAGCTGATTCACCTGTTATGCCCCTTTTATAATCCTATCAATACATCATTACATCTGTGTATGACTGCGGAATGTGATGGGATGATAGATGGAGATTATAAACAACGTGTAAAAGGTGTATCACCTGCTCACTCACAAACATGATTGCAAGTGACTGGCCTCCACTGATACTACTACTGTTTTgtcctaaaatgacaaaaaataccAACAGTCAGCTGGCAAAATGTCAGTATGTCAAGGTGACCTGATAGCCCTGGACATTGCTATTTCCACTATAACAGGTGTTCCTGTCACTTTATTCTCAGTTATGTTTACAGTAATGTCAACCCCCATATCTGACAGGCTAAACACACCCCTTTCTCCACCAACCAAGGCTTATGAAGCAAGTCATGTGCATGTTTATAGCTGTCATTCTCTTGGCCTGGAGTACCCTCAGCTTTGTTGTGACAGATTGGTGGAAAAACTAAAGGAAAACACACACCCAATTTTAGGAACGAACCCCCAAGAGCTGTTACATTTAATGCCATGTTATCACTTCTCTCAAAAAAAGTCTAATACACAATATAATTCTGATCACAGTTAAAAGTTCAGTAATAGAGGGagagttcactcaaaaataaaaactctgGCATAagtttctcaccctcatgtcgttccaaacctgtaagacttacTTTCTTCTATGAAATACAAAAGAAggtattctgaagaatgtttcaaCCATTTTttatccatacaatgaaagtcaatggggtccaatgttgttttttacatgcggtttggaacaacatgagggtgattaaatgataacagaatcatatgtacatttttaattggactatccctttaaagtgatTGATGtgtataaaaatgcagatagaTTGCATATATATTCTTTTTCCACTCTTTTCACTGGTTGCTTCATTTACACCATTCATCTGTCCATACATCTACATCTACGCCTTGGCACCTTATTTAAGACAGCCAAGGAGGGAGTAAAGCCATCTCTCCTCTTTATACAGGTCCTGATCCTCCAGCAGTCTGAATGCACCATGGTCTTCTTTTCACCCTGAGAGCACTACTTATGCTAATACAGTTTAGCACTTAAAATAACCGCTCTTACATGTCCATGTGACACCCACAGTCACAAAAGCATCCAGTACATTGTCACCGGGCCAGACACCAGTGAACATGACgaagaagaaaaggaagaaGTGGAGTCTTTTACAGTCTTGTGTGTCTCATTGCCTACTTGCGAAAGAACTTCAAGTAAACCACCGCCCCTAAGATGGCCAGCTCCATGATGATAATGACTGATAGTAGGAGTTTATTCGTCACCAGTCTGAAATGACAGGAACGGAAGCTTGATTGAGTATATTCTCAGAAAGAGATTTGGAAATAATTCTAGTGATGTAAAATGTGTTTCGCAAGTGTGCAAGTCTCACCGTCTGGACATTGCGCGCAGGATTTTCCTGCTGCGGCTCAGGTTCTCTCCCGTGTGAACCAACTGATTAGAAATGGGGTAGtaagagaagagaaagagagaagaagTGAATTCATTCTAGACATTTCACTTGTGCAGTTTATTATCTGCTCGTTCAACAGTAACAATAATGGGGAATGGTCTAGATATCTCTTGCTCACTCTGTCTCTTGTGCGGTCCAGTTGTTCTCTCTGTTCTCCAAGCTCTTCAATGATGTCTGTGCCAATCTGGTCGGTCTCTGCCGCAATCTGTTGACTTCGCTCAATACTTTTTGACGCATTATTTAGAGACTCTGTCCCCTGGATGAGCAAAGCACGCTGGGACTGAAGATGGGtctgcaaaaacaaacataacaaTTCGAGAATTAGTAACTCTTTAACTAAGACCTGCTGCATACTCATAATACCAGTGTTCGCCTTTAGCCAAAATGACTGACTGGTTAACTGACATCAAATACAGATAATACTACAACAGAGCACaacttttagtttatttttaacacaCTGTATAATCCTTAATAACATAAgtctattaaaaaaataacttgttggtctaacttaattcaattatgacacctatttccacacagttgaactgatttatttgaacttaagccaagttaattgtactgatgagtaaaattcatcctaattgaatgagatcacaccagtttcatttgacatattctgtgaatgtttcctgaacataattcactctagttgatccaaccagtggtattgcaattcagactggtgcccttgtgcagagttgctcaagttttctgCGAAACATTTGTAGCATGCATGTAATGATCAGATaaagaacttctcatcactggctttagcacaattaaagcttgttgagaacaacatacatttatttcatgtagccacccatagcctaaccacaaggtctacacttcagcataatggtaacctcataaaaatcgacataacataaattcttttaaatgtcaaatataactgaacatcaaactttaaaaggtatttccctttcctaaaaaacacattaaacagcacttaatttcaacatttactgtccaGATCTATccctacgcaaagcatgctgggaactagaaatccactgcccagtttcaatcaatgcaacaaATGATTTGTGTAGTCCtaacacaaatggtttaggttaacctaacattttgctaatttaatttcatttaacatagtacaattgagtgcaaatgccagttaagtaaaaaactaaagatttgtgttggttcagcttattttatttaaataaactgagcaAGCAGccagaatcatttttttgagagtatattgtatattacaatataatacactgtttcatctttttttcatttttcatcttcatttcatttttttggtttaATTACTTGATTCACAATACTTAATGAGATGAgtctttgtatttttgtctgattttcaaacACTTTCTTTAGCTTAGACTTAAATGCTGTAATGCTGTAATCAATATCAGTGCTGGTTGGTTTGGTTTCAGGCTTAGAACGACTGAAACCAGAGAAAATTAAAGGGAAAAATATGTATGGAGCTGAAGACGGATGAAAAAATGAGCAGTGACTGTTCCTCACTATTGCTCTTTTGACTGTCACTGAATCAAACAAGTGCCTCATAAATCCCTCATAAAGTCCACTCAAAAGAAAGCATATGCTATTCTTTTTAGGTCTTTCTTATGACCTTCACTTCCTCAGTATCAGAGCATTCAGAAACAGGACTCTTGGGACATACTGGACGACCTTGCTCAAGGCAACCTCCTGTGTGCGcaacagaaaaaaatcattccACTCCAGCGCAACAGGCATCTTTGTTTGTAAAGTGGTAGGGAGTTCACCAGCATCTCATACTgttgatttgtgtgtgtatgcaatGACAAACTGGGTGgacttgtttttgtttgttttttattatataactaGAATGACAATTATTGGGAAAGCATATTTAAGACTCCCTTCAATCaatcaaacaaataaaacaacaaaccgAACGAGTATCGTGTTTTGCTAACACTATACACCATATAACAGTTTACAAGCTTACGTATCACTTGTGGAATGCTGGCAAGGTGTGTCATTAAAAAAACCCGCAGGGAAGATAGAGATCTCTGGTGTACTTAAGGAATTTCCTGTAGGAATACCCATTTGTGGAGGTGGGTTGTAGCCAGTTCTAGCCTGATGAAAACTAGATCCAACTGGAGAGATGTAGAAATTCTCTATCATCATGGTAtacattagggctgcacgattaatcgcatgagattgtcatgcgtgtctcatcagtaaagccggttctgtgattagcggtaaatgtccatcacctgctttcaaatggagcggcacttaatatacagagccgtagttcgcggacaagctacgcaatatcgcgttcataatcgcagatgaatcggctttgattatgaacgcgatattgcgtagcttgtccgcgaactacggctctgtatattaagtgccgctccatttgaaagcaggtgatggacatttaccgctaatcacagaaccggctttactgatgagacacgcatgacaatctcatgcgattaatcgtgcagccctagtataCATAATTGAGCAAGACTTGTGTGTAATCAAGGAAGAGTAGCTTGAATTTAAACACAACAGCCTCTCTAAGTACAAGGCAGTGTGTTTTCTTTCTTAATCCAAATCAAGAAGAGATGGTCAAATTTGTCGATCCTCAGTAACACCAAGGTCACCATGATATAAACATGTCAAAAAGGAAGCCCTTTCATCAGCTGATCTTATTCCTACCATAAACATTTTTTccacaacaaacaaacagacttTCTAACCCTAATCTTTGCAAAAtgcatgtgaatgtgtgtaatTCATGAGAGAATCTTCATTATTATGTGAACTACTTCTTTCTAATGAAGGACTGGCAAGACTTTACTTACACTCTGGTCATTCTGTGCAGTATAAATCCCTTGTCTGCTGTCTCCAAGGTGACTTGAAAACCCTGGTGTTGCTGAGAGGCGTATGTCTCTCTGCAGTTTGGCCAAATCTCGCCGGTACAGTCGAATCTTTGTTGACATGGGGGTTCGGAAGGATGACGGAGCGCCAAACAGCTCCTGTTCCATGCCCTGAAGCTGGGAGAGACATCACACattcagtattctttgatgaatagaaagaacaacatttatttgaaatagaaatcctttgtaacattataaatgtcattactgtcactttcaatcaattaatttctttcttgtgctgaacacaaaagaagatattttgaagaatgtcggtaagcAAACAACTGATGGGCCCCATTGTCTTCCAcagtatggggaaaaaaaaatactatggaagtcaatggggtcctatcaactgtttggttatcgacattcttccaaatatcttcttttgtgttcagcacaagagagaaattcatacaggtttggaacaacttgagagtgagtaaataatgacaacattttccatttttGGTGAGCTATCGCTTTTATACTGTTTTGCATGTTCTAACAAGGCAGACTGTCACTGGTTGTCTGAAGCACTACTGCCACCTGGTGTTTCAAACTGGtccaaaaaaatttatttttgcaatGCAAATCATCAAAGCTTTctgtatggagtcaaattaatgccttaaagttttgcacaaaaataaagttttgcaaaacacaaaaaaaaaagaattgagcaataaaaaaatgttttgcaaacaaaaataaagaattgaaaaggaaaaataaagtattgagcggaaaaaaataagttttgcaaacaaaaataataaattgcaaaataaaataaagtagtgcaaaaataaaaacataatcaattacaaaaatcctattttatctttgccacatatttttcatgctcaaacctactaaatcatttgcaacgctcattttattctgcgtttcagtcaagcgtgcgctcacgataccggttttcctttgcgctgcacttttctgtgcggttctctttatggcacaggtttgacgtgggggtggagtcaagaaacgggggcacgtctccgcgaaatgcattggaggggaacgtaatcggcgacaggtgaaataattctttgacatggttaaaaataatgaatggtttgtttttgttggtttgtttagcatatgttgtcgctcATTACAACCCcatccaatgcatttcttatagtaatatgacccgttgcgctctgtctcactgcctgtatccacttttgtgtctaCAAATATACTGCACTATAACAGTCTTGCGCACTTACTTCCTGTTATGTGCACAAGCTCTCAAGTAGCCAAGAttgcaagtgtgggtatttggacagggcaTTCGTGAGAATTATGAAACTCTTCAAATCCTTCACCCTCAAGTGGAATGAGCTGACAACCTCCACCCTATCTGCTGAGAGCatcatatatttgtttactaATATAAATTTCTAAGAAACCTTGCATGGTTtgcattaaaatacaaatataatgtaaatgtcatcagggttcccactcttaGTACATTTTAATGCAACTGTACTGTGTCAATGCCAAAAAATTTCAATATCAGAATATCATAAACCTTTCCCATCGTTAACTATTGCTTGAAGGTAATGATAGCTGCCAAAACAAATGTCATATTTTATAGAGATtgcatttctaaaaaaaacaaatatatatatttctagcctattatttataaaataattatataattattcatttatttatttattcatgattTAATGCCATATTAGCAACAAAGGCTATATTCATGGAAATATTAACAGTATTTAAACATTCTCATTACAATATCATTTCaatatattatttacaataatataaaaaaattcttAGGGAACAATCAATATACAAAAACATGcataaataacaataacaacaacaacagcaataataataataatatcatatataatttttcaatttaatttgtgattaaaaaaaaaagtctagaaTTCTTCCAGGAGAgacctttttaaaaaatgtccattaatatattttctgaataaaaatgcTGTCTAATGCCATTtaaaactggacattttattaaaatatgttttacacTTAAAACATTCTTACACAAGTCACAAACCAGTTTCACTTCTCCTTCTAAATATGAATGAGTGAGTCTTGAATGACCAATTCGACATCTTGTATACACAACATGATCATGtctattttcaaaataataacaGTGATTTATGACTGGATTCACCTCATATAATTTGTTATGTATACACTCATTCCATTCTATTTGCcaaacataaattatataagaattataatataaattatataagaGGTTATAATTTACTATAGAAATTAACATGACTCTTTAATTTGACTTTTCTAGGACTGTTAATCACAATTTTGAGATTGTGTCCAAACTTTCATCTATAGtgtgaattaaagggttagttcacccaaaaatgacatttctgtcattaagtactctgcgaagagaatacattttgtgcgcaaaaacaaaacaaaaataattactttattctacAATTTCTTGTCTTGTcaatgtcagtctcctatgctatTGACGTAGTGAACACAGTGCAGTCATtgtagtcacgtgaactattttaacaatgtctttactacctttctggacctccaAAGGTGCAAAGACGTTGTTGCCTATGTGTGGCTCAGAAAGCTCTTGtattatatcaaaaatatcttaatttgtgttctgaagatgaatgaaggtcttgcgggtttgggaccacatgagggtgagtaattaatgacagaaatttcatttttgggttaactaaccctttaagactgaCATTAATGTTAACATTGTAACATACCACTTCTTCAGCCTCTGAAACACGCTCATCAAAGTCCCTGACAATCCTCTTCCTTTCCTCTGGAAAACAAAAATGGGTTTAGTCAGGTTGAGTCCAGAAACCCACcttatgtgtttatatatatatatatataaccccATAATAACACAAGGCAGACAACTGACATTAGGGGATATCGGGGGTAGACTGACATCTTGCTGTTTCCAGCTGTAGCCTCTGtgatataataatgataataataataattttgagtAAAATAACGCTGAAAAGCAAAAACGTATGCTAAAAAAAATACCAAAACCGTATTTCAGTCCTGCTCTAATAAACACACTTGTACCTGCACCCAACTGTCCGAATACTCTGTGGACAACCACATCTGCTGTCATTATTCAGTTCTAGATATCAAGAGTTTATTCACCTCCCTGGCATCTCTGCGCCCGTTCAGGTATCAACTTCACTTCTTCATACAGAGATTTATACATCTCATGCAGCTTTTCAAACTCCTCGGAAGACATATTGGGAGCGATTTTAACCAAGCCTTAAGCAAATAAACGTGACTTTTCGATATCAATAAGACTGTAATAAAACAACAGTGAGTTTGACGTTTGCTGTGATCTGAAAATAATGAGAAGAATCGGCTTTTCAGGCAATAACAAGATCCTCGGGACAGCAGCTGATGCTTCCGTGTCGGACCTCGTGATTATAGGTGGTTTTGATTTTGCCTGAAAACAAAAAGGGAGCGAAAGATCCAagacattgtttttaaaaattctaaCACCTAAAAAGCagatttaataatatttacGTGTATCACTTATATTTTAAGATGCATTATATTgcaaaatttaacaaaaatgtgCAACAGTTCAACAGGGCAAACATATAGACAGCTAGTGTCATGAATACATTGTGGGATCTGTAGTTTGCATTATCCAGAAAACCCAAATAAACTGgttttgaaaatttaatttgaaaaatacatATATCCGTAATTAACTTACATAAACGACTTATTAAGATTGTACCATGGCTTTTTaccaaaattaaacaagaatcaggtgttcacatttgtttttatgattttagttcctgaaaaggttttatttcaaagtttcatttttaagacatttttattgccatgctttgtttattttacaatactACAAAAACgtcaactctctctctctcacacacacacacacacacgagagagagagagagagataataattatataataataaaaaataaggtcctagtaaatgtaaataaaataattttaaaatacaatattttttcaACAAGACATTAATGAATATTGAGAATAAATTGTCCAGACAATAGAAACTACAATCCCATCATTCCCTGGGAGCACAGCTGTAGATTTGAGTGGGAGGCTGAACACATCCACACCGACAGAGACAGACGGAGGGAAGCACACGGTTTCATGATGCTTATGCTCGGAGTGATCGCGGCTGGTTTAGGGGTGGTCGCGATGATTTTAAGGCTGCTGTCTCCTCAAATCAGGTAATTCTGCCTTTTTTGGAGAGAAAGATTTGAAAATGCTATTCAGTCTTATTTATTCTGAAAGGACTTTGCATGGAAACCTTCATTCTTTCTGTAAATCAAGAGCACAATGTGCGTCAGGGATGAGAGCATCAGAGAAGACAGAAACATCAGTCTATGGAGGTAAAGCATTGCAGCCACTGAAGCGTGCAGCCCAGTGCAGTGTCTTAAATAGTCTCAAGTGTTAGTATAACCGAAGTCGACCTTTTAATAATGGAAATCACATTCTACATACGACACGATATTATTTATCGATTGTAAAATGAGCGCAGTAATCGGCACAATATTGCTGAAGGTTGGCGCTTGGTGGAAACGCCTCCTCTTGACATGATCTGCTCTAGAAACCAACCAATAGAATGACAGCATGGGCGGATCACCCCGCCCCTTCGCGTAACCGCGctgcgtatatatactgtatataatcaTAGTTTAGGACTATGGAATGCTAAATCAAGAATATAAATGTATGAAATACAAATCAAGATTTTAGGATTTTTATTCTTATTGGTTATGTATTGATTACTGTGATTATAGTGAACTTATTGTCATTgttaagaaaccagtttgagatgactTGAGCttgaagtagccatcagaagatgggtaCTGTgcggtcataaagggatggacatggtcagcaacaatactcaggtaggctgtggtgTTTAAACGATGCTCAGTTGGTACTAAGGGACCCAAAGTGTCCAAGAAAATATCTCCCACACCATTAAAGCACCACCAGCAGTCTGAACCGATGATACAAGCCAGGATGGATCTTTGGTTTCATGCAGGGTTCCCACTCGTCCTGGAAAACCTTGAAAATTGATGACAAATTTTCCAGTCCTGGAAAACACATGGAAAATTAGAGAAAATGTCAAATG contains these protein-coding regions:
- the vti1b gene encoding vesicle transport through interaction with t-SNAREs homolog 1B isoform X1 gives rise to the protein MSSEEFEKLHEMYKSLYEEVKLIPERAQRCQGEERKRIVRDFDERVSEAEEVLQGMEQELFGAPSSFRTPMSTKIRLYRRDLAKLQRDIRLSATPGFSSHLGDSRQGIYTAQNDQSTHLQSQRALLIQGTESLNNASKSIERSQQIAAETDQIGTDIIEELGEQREQLDRTRDRLVHTGENLSRSRKILRAMSRRLVTNKLLLSVIIIMELAILGAVVYLKFFRK
- the vti1b gene encoding vesicle transport through interaction with t-SNAREs homolog 1B isoform X3 yields the protein MSAGSDLNEKRCRQERKRIVRDFDERVSEAEEVLQGMEQELFGAPSSFRTPMSTKIRLYRRDLAKLQRDIRLSATPGFSSHLGDSRQGIYTAQNDQSTHLQSQRALLIQGTESLNNASKSIERSQQIAAETDQIGTDIIEELGEQREQLDRTRDRLVHTGENLSRSRKILRAMSRRLVTNKLLLSVIIIMELAILGAVVYLKFFRK
- the vti1b gene encoding vesicle transport through interaction with t-SNAREs homolog 1B isoform X2 encodes the protein MTADVVVHRVFGQLGAEERKRIVRDFDERVSEAEEVLQGMEQELFGAPSSFRTPMSTKIRLYRRDLAKLQRDIRLSATPGFSSHLGDSRQGIYTAQNDQSTHLQSQRALLIQGTESLNNASKSIERSQQIAAETDQIGTDIIEELGEQREQLDRTRDRLVHTGENLSRSRKILRAMSRRLVTNKLLLSVIIIMELAILGAVVYLKFFRK